GATTAGAAGAGATACAAGAATTAGAATCATCTCAAGATTTTTGGAATGATGTTGAAAATGCAACTAAAATTGGGATTGAAAAAAATAGAATTTTAGGAAAGCTAAATAAATTTAATAAAGCAAATGATTCATTAAAAGGAACAAATGAGCTTTATGAAATGGCAACTGAAGAAAAAGATGAAGAGACTTTAGAAATGCTTTATGATGAAGCAACCGAACTTGAAAAACTAATCAAATCAACAGAGATTTCAGTTATGCTTTCAAACCCTGATGATGCTTCAAATGCTATTGTTTCTATTCATCCAGGAGCTGGTGGTACTGAATCACAAGATTGGGCAAGTATTTTATATAGAATGTATCTTAGATGGGCAGAAAGAAATGATTTTAAAGTTGAACTTCTTGATTATCAAAATGGTGATGAAGCTGGTATCAAAGATGTTTCTTTTATCATCAAAGGTGAAAATGCATATGGTTATATGAAAGCTGAAAATGGTATTCATAGACTTGTTAGAATCTCTCCATTTGACTCAAATGCAAAAAGACATACATCTTTTTCATCTGTTATGGTAAGTCCAGAGATTGATGATAATATCAATATTGTAATAGAAGATAAAGATATTAGAATTGATACTTATAGAGCAAGTGGTGCTGGTGGACAACATGTTAATAAAACAGAATCAGCTATTAGAATCACTCATATTCCAACAGGAATTGTTGTTCAATGTCAAAATGACAGATCTCAGCATAAAAATAAAGATAGTGCTTTTAAAATGCTAAAATCAAGACTATATGAATTTGAACTTGAAAAACAACAAGCAACAAAAGATGGTGTTGAAAAAAGTGATAATGGATGGGGACATCAAATTAGATCTTACGTTTTACAACCATACCAACAAGTAAAAGATAGTAGAAGTAATATTGGTTATTCAAATGTTGATGCTATTTTAGATGGAGATATCACTAAAATTATTGAAGATGTATTAATAGCAACTTCTACTTCTAAATAGTCTATTCTCTATCACAAA
The genomic region above belongs to Arcobacter ellisii and contains:
- the prfB gene encoding peptide chain release factor 2 translates to MDAYEYSELLKLLNTKLNNIKGILKPDDLNKRLEEIQELESSQDFWNDVENATKIGIEKNRILGKLNKFNKANDSLKGTNELYEMATEEKDEETLEMLYDEATELEKLIKSTEISVMLSNPDDASNAIVSIHPGAGGTESQDWASILYRMYLRWAERNDFKVELLDYQNGDEAGIKDVSFIIKGENAYGYMKAENGIHRLVRISPFDSNAKRHTSFSSVMVSPEIDDNINIVIEDKDIRIDTYRASGAGGQHVNKTESAIRITHIPTGIVVQCQNDRSQHKNKDSAFKMLKSRLYEFELEKQQATKDGVEKSDNGWGHQIRSYVLQPYQQVKDSRSNIGYSNVDAILDGDITKIIEDVLIATSTSK